Within Populus trichocarpa isolate Nisqually-1 chromosome 6, P.trichocarpa_v4.1, whole genome shotgun sequence, the genomic segment TTCATCGCTATGCCTTGAATGTAATACGCTAGTCCTGAGTACCCTGCATGCATTGCATTTCACAAACGTAATTGAGGTacttaaaatttaagatttgttAAGTTCTCGGTGATCTAGAAACGACACCGTCTAATAACAAATTATGATGGCTTCCCTTCATCCTTTCCATATATTCGTTGAAGTTCACGAGTTGCAGCTAGAAAGGATTCTGAAAAAGAGGAAGAAGCGAGTatgtgagaaagaaaaaaatacattagcaCAAAAGAATTATAACACAAGTTTGCTTTtcggggaaaaaaataattatcaataaaatagctacaacaataaaaattaaagtagatAGTTTCCATCACCTTTCCAAAGACGAAAAGACTTCTGGTTGATAGGTGAACCGGTTATCGTCTGAATAACTTCAAACAACATATTTTGAGGTGTACTCCTTAGCTCTTGAACAATGCCATAGATTGTCTTCCCGTTCTCAAAATATATGTGATTATTTGGATGTTTAGTTTTGCAATTAGCATGCCGCTCAAATTCATAAGCATTAACTACCTACAAAAACAGTAATTAACCTTTTCAGGTACAAACTTATGGAGATGACAAAAGATGCAAAATTAATGTCTTTTACACGGGTATTTCCAGGTTTACgagaaaatcttaaaaattgtcCATGTCtaggttttattttctatttagtatcagttttattatgtttttcctattttaaaacaaatctttttttcctttttctatttctcaaaaaaaaagggaaaaaaacgtGAAATAGACAAAGAGAATTAAGATATAAATGGATTTATGAATAGCgagattaaatatataatttctgaAACCATGAGGactaattgatttgttttgctAAACTATAGTTATATTTAACGCACGAACTCTATATAAATAAAGGTTAAGTGATCTTCAATACAGAGAGAATCAGTTTGTGAATAAAATTCCAGTAACTTTACTTTTGATTGTGTGACACAATCTTTAAACATCCCCAAAAAGTTGGATCCAGAGCAATCCCCAGAGCTGTTCTGCATCACACACTCAGCATACTCCACACAAAATTTCTTCACTAGAATATGATATATGAATAAAacacacgcacacgcacacgcacactCAAAACTTTCCCTTGATTTGctccaaaaaaatagaaaaataactttCCCTTGATAAAAAGATCATACTGATCACCTTAGAGAAATTGCATGTCTGACAGCCACATAAGTATCCAGAACCTTTTATAACACCACGGAGCTCCTTCTAACATAGATATGAAGGGCCAAAAATGTCAATTTCTCATCAAAGGATAAAGCAAACTGAAAGATGAATACATAGAATTAAGTTATACCTCCTGTGACCATGCCACATATTTTACAGGTACTCCATCTAGCATGCCAGTGGACAGCAAACTTCTAACATTTGAAGGGAAGTTGTTTGAGGGAAGCTTCTTAGCTGTTTTTATGTCAtcttttttcttagaaacattATCAGTCCTTGAGGTAGCTACATGTAGAGCAGATACACGTGTGTCCACATTTGATTTAACCACTTCATTATCATTTCTTACTTCTGATCTTTGAAAAGAAGGCTGAGCCATCAACAGTTCATAGCTAGATGTAAGCTTCCCTGAGCAATTTGTGTCGTCATCATCATAGCCCCCAAAGGATATTATAGTACTCTCTCCCTTATTACGTGACTGGCCAATTGATAGACTGTTGTTACCATCTTTGTCATAGGTTTGATCCACCGATACCATACCACTATTCCCTTTATTGTAGATGTGCCCCATGTGCCCCATTGAGATGATATTTTCATCTACCTTGCTGTAGGTTTGACCCATAGATATGGTATTGTTCTCACCATTGCTAAATGTGTGACCCATTGGTATGGCATTG encodes:
- the LOC7487245 gene encoding uncharacterized protein LOC7487245 isoform X3 translates to MDGEAELFPNKKQAIGVPTNNLFTGMLSTNATPWGSASSFQSVSGHFTERFLDSETNRAVDFDDRSIASVSSGKINSIGRKLDEHLFGNDSPFGLSMPHMLEDPRSGLNYGGIRKVKVSQVKESENAMLASLEHAFSRVDRNTMSVAQSYDKDESIISMGLAYNKQDENGMSTGTYDRENNIFISMRKPCNKGDEHISMSQTYKENGNAIPMGHTFSNGENNTISMGQTYSKVDENIISMGHMGHIYNKGNSGMVSVDQTYDKDGNNSLSIGQSRNKGESTIISFGGYDDDDTNCSGKLTSSYELLMAQPSFQRSEVRNDNEVVKSNVDTRVSALHVATSRTDNVSKKKDDIKTAKKLPSNNFPSNVRSLLSTGMLDGVPVKYVAWSQEKELRGVIKGSGYLCGCQTCNFSKVVNAYEFERHANCKTKHPNNHIYFENGKTIYGIVQELRSTPQNMLFEVIQTITGSPINQKSFRLWKESFLAATRELQRIYGKDEGKPS
- the LOC7487245 gene encoding uncharacterized protein LOC7487245 isoform X2, whose translation is MQMSFQNQGLWMVKGAECINDGEINYDNSSSRIESKRSHQWLMDGEAELFPNKKQAIGVPTNNLFTGMLSTNATPWGSASSFQSVSGHFTERFLDSETNRAVDFDDRSIASVSSGKINSIGRKLDEHLFGNDSPFGLSMPHMLEDPRSGLNYGGIRKVKVSQVKESENAMLASLEHAFSRVDRNTMSVAQSYDKDESIISMGLAYNKQDENGMSTGTYDRENNIFISMRKPCNKGDEHISMSQTYKENGNAIPMGHTFSNGENNTISMGQTYSKVDENIISMGHMGHIYNKGNSGMVSVDQTYDKDGNNSLSIGQSRNKGESTIISFGGYDDDDTNCSGKLTSSYELLMAQPSFQRSEVRNDNEVVKSNVDTRVSALHVATSRTDNVSKKKDDIKTAKKLPSNNFPSNVRSLLSTGMLDGVPVKYVAWSQEELRGVIKGSGYLCGCQTCNFSKVVNAYEFERHANCKTKHPNNHIYFENGKTIYGIVQELRSTPQNMLFEVIQTITGSPINQKSFRLWKESFLAATRELQRIYGKDEGKPS
- the LOC7487245 gene encoding uncharacterized protein LOC7487245 isoform X1 is translated as MQMSFQNQGLWMVKGAECINDGEINYDNSSSRIESKRSHQWLMDGEAELFPNKKQAIGVPTNNLFTGMLSTNATPWGSASSFQSVSGHFTERFLDSETNRAVDFDDRSIASVSSGKINSIGRKLDEHLFGNDSPFGLSMPHMLEDPRSGLNYGGIRKVKVSQVKESENAMLASLEHAFSRVDRNTMSVAQSYDKDESIISMGLAYNKQDENGMSTGTYDRENNIFISMRKPCNKGDEHISMSQTYKENGNAIPMGHTFSNGENNTISMGQTYSKVDENIISMGHMGHIYNKGNSGMVSVDQTYDKDGNNSLSIGQSRNKGESTIISFGGYDDDDTNCSGKLTSSYELLMAQPSFQRSEVRNDNEVVKSNVDTRVSALHVATSRTDNVSKKKDDIKTAKKLPSNNFPSNVRSLLSTGMLDGVPVKYVAWSQEKELRGVIKGSGYLCGCQTCNFSKVVNAYEFERHANCKTKHPNNHIYFENGKTIYGIVQELRSTPQNMLFEVIQTITGSPINQKSFRLWKESFLAATRELQRIYGKDEGKPS